One part of the Humulus lupulus chromosome 9, drHumLupu1.1, whole genome shotgun sequence genome encodes these proteins:
- the LOC133799813 gene encoding uncharacterized protein LOC133799813: MAKKKSVRKPFLGKTQTESDLGVNANSVLQDGEPKVAGSASSSWADQLERGDYQSSAQKHWNQFNSGKLSFSDEKLEYAKPLVKDDKRIALIDEDEVRSQSANWNSAVICMVLGANPPMAVFEGFIKRVWGHLEIAQIARMAMGLIMVKFNDEATRSHVLENDCLHFDRKPVIVRPWTTDLNAVRLIRSVPLWIRLHDLGLQYWARKCLSALVSTIGKLIMVDKFTQERTKVQFARILVEVELSDNPRRIIHYMNEQGQLVKQGVEYEWLPVKCKNCEGYGHVMSDCRKDQKPQVIQKTTLNKISPELERDKIKLVSAPTSEMATEQVVNTESGQGQSSGSKEMVEDTSVIKGQESKNKWKTPKKAGLLHKIGHRDSSSSKNGHKDEVQGKKFTNLWNIRGLNNPKKHAVVLEICSKNKIGIGAILENKLKGRRVQELMVNKFRNWDYYTSLVTEGRILIIWRKMFVNGSVLEENSQFVHCLVKMTGHNRSFNVTFVYGRNTLEERKALWQGLAQLGCPTYSWMVLGDFNALFTARGRSGGKSVSPMELVDSSHWIALTNLEALKSTVSFFTWTNNQEGGARIYSKIDHAFINEDWLDDFPNTSVVFKWETVSDHCSCTISMLPVENLGIKPFRFYNLWTDHVNFKQLVLDNWRQPMRGKGLKSIFLKTMRLKHKLKSFNMDCIGDLGVNFQSAKDQFQEALLQAQLHPNNLSFQDTVKIKAENFRTHEKRYYSFLTQRNKINWLRQGDMNSYIFSCLGIMGSSRSASKELNKKCVDMGSKLSLDQQLLLLKSFLHKEIRDAMFSISSIKSPGPDVYGSAFFKVMWQDIGDEIYRAILHFLSLVSYQKSY; this comes from the exons atggcgaagaagaaaTCTGTAAGGAAACCG TTTCTGGGTAAGACCCAAACTGAGTCTGATTTGGGAGTGAACGCTAATAGTGTTTTACAAGATGGTGAGCCGAAAGTTGCTGGGTCAGCCTCTTCTAGTTGGGCGGATCAATTGGAAAGAGGAGACTATCAATCATCGGCTCAAAAGCATTGGAATCAATTCAATTCAGGTAAGCTCTCTTTTAGTGATGAGAAACTAGAATATGCTAAACCTCTCGTTAAGGATGATAAGAGGATAGCACTGATTGATGAGGATGAAGTAAGAAGTCAGTCAGCAAATTGGAATTCAGCAGTCATTTGTATGGTTCTAGGAGCTAACCCTCCCATGGCTGTTTTTGAAGGCTTTATCAAGAGAGTTTGGGGTCATCTTGAGATTGCTCAAATTGCTAGAATGGCTATGGGTCTGATAATGGTAAAATTTAACGATGAGGCTACTCGCAGCCATGTTTTGGAGAATGACTGCCTTCATTTTGACAGAAAACCAGTGATTGTGCGACCTTGGACAACTGATCTAAATGCGGTTCGATTGATTCGCTCAGTTCCTTTGTGGATTAGACTTCATGACCTTGGTCTTCAATACTGGGCAAGAAAGTGCCTTAGTGCATTAGTGAGCACTATAGGCAAGCTGATTATGGTTGATAAATTTACCCAAGAGAGAACTAAAGTTCAATTTGCCAGGATTTTGGTGGAGGTGGAACTTTCAGATAATCCTCGTAGGATTATTCATTACATGAATGAGCAAGGTCAACTAGTAAAGCAAGGGGTGGAGTACGAATGGCTGCCAGTCAAATGTAAAAACTGTGAAGGTTATGGACATGTTATGTCTGATTGCCGCAAGGATCAGAAACCACAAGTGATTCAGAAAACTACTCTAAATAAAATTTCTCCTGAGCTAGAAAGGGATAAGATCAAACTAGTGTCGGCTCCAACTTCAGAGATGGCCACAGAGCAGGTTGTAAATACTGAATCTGGACAGGGACAAAGTTCAGGTTCTAAGGAGATGGTTGAGGACACATCTGTTATTAAGGGCCAGGAATCAAAGAATAAATGGAAAACACCTAAGAAGGCAGGGCTTTTACATAAGATCGGTCACAgagatagtagtagcagtaagAATGGTCATAAAGATGAGGTCCAAGGTAAGAAATTTACCAATCT CTGGAACATTAGGGGATTGAATAACCCGAAAAAGCATGCTGTTGTGTTAGAAATTTGCAGTAAGAATAAAATAGGGATTGGAGCTATTTTAGAGAATAAATTGAAGGGAAGAAGAGTGCAGGAACTAATGGTTAATAAATTCAGGAACTGGGACTATTATACTAGTCTAGTGACAGAGGGAAGGATCTTGATTATATGGAGGAAAATGTTTGTCAATGGAAGTGTGTTAGAGGAGAATTCTCAGTTTGTTCACTGCCTGGTTAAGATGACAGGTCACAATCGCTCTTTTAATGTTACTTTTGTTTATGGCCGAAATACATTGGAGGAGAGGAAGGCTCTATGGCAAGGTTTAGCTCAGCTTGGTTGTCCAACTTACTCTTGGATGGTTTTAGGTGATTTTAATGCTTTGTTTACAGCTAGAGGTAGAAGTGGGGGAAAATCAGTGTCACCAATGGAACTTGTAGACTCTTCTCATTGGATTGCTTTGACTAATCTTGAAGCTCTTAAGAGTACTGTATCTTTTTTTACTTGGACTAACAATCAAGAAGGAGGTGCTAGAATTTATTCTAAAATAGACCATGCTTTTATTAATGAGGATTGGTTAGATGATTTTCCCAATACTTCAGTTGTGTTCAAATGGGAAACGGTCTCAGATCACTGCTCTTGTACCATTTCTATGTTGCCAGTAGAGAACTTGGGTATTAAGCCTTTTCGGTTCTACAATTTATGGACTGATCATGTAAACTTTAAGCAGCTGGTTTTAGATAATTGGAGGCAGCCGATGAGGGGGAAAGGACTGAAATCTATCTTTTTAAAGACAATGAGGTTAAAGCATAAATTGAAGAGCTTCAACATGGACTGTATTGGAGATTTAGGAGTTAATTTTCAATCAGCAAAGGATCAATTTCAGGAGGCATTGTTACAAGCTCAACTTCATCCTAACAATCTTTCTTTTCAGGATACTGTCAAGATTAAAGCAGAAAATTTCAGAACTCATGAAAAAAGATATTACAGTTTTTTGACTCAAAGAAACAAGATAAATTGGCTAAGACAAGGTGATATGAATAGCTACATTTTTTCATGCTT AGGCATAATGGGGAGTTCTAGATCTGCTTCCAAGGAGTTAAACAAGAAGTGTGTTGATATGGGGTCAAAACTGTCATTAGACCAGCAGCTTCTGTTATTAAAGTCATTCTTGCACAAGGAGATTCGCGATGCCATGTTCAGTATTTCTAGCATTAAATCTCCTGGCCCAGATGTTTATGGTTCCGCTTTCTTTAAGGTGATGTGGCAAGACATAGGAGATGAGATTTATAGAGCTATACTTCATTTTTTGAGTCTGGTTTCATACCAGAAGAGTTATTGA